In one Butyrivibrio proteoclasticus B316 genomic region, the following are encoded:
- a CDS encoding efflux RND transporter permease subunit encodes MENSEAKGGNSVMLKICAFIVDKRNLFFLIYAILCIFAAISRNWVSVENQLSEYLPETSETWRGLKLMEEQFTTYGSTKVMVANISYDQALLIQEDLENMDGIFSAELDDSDKHYNNGSALFNITFDYDEKDDTCLELLEKVKEYFENYDCYLSTTLGDTQSELINQEMSVISVLVVFVVVGVLLLTSQAYAEVPVLLLTFGSAALVQMGTNFLLGTISFVSDSVTIVLQLALSVDYAVIFLNRYKEEHAELPYREACIVALSKSIPEISGSSLTTIGGLIAMLFMQFGIGRDMGIVLIKAILLSLLSVFLLMPGIIMLFAGLMEKTQHKNFVPQIPFVGKFAYATRYLIAPAFVVVIIVASRISARTPYVYGYSQITPPLLNDVQKAQNMQDDNFNSDNMVALVFPSGDYDKEKRLIEDLLAEDKVTSVTGLANTEALGGYTLTDKLTPRQFSELLNIDYEIAELVYTAYAVNDEDYAKVVNGLANYKVPLIDMFMFVYQEVDEGYVTLSDELMDKLSDADRMMNFAKQQLQGPEYSRVLVYLNLPQESDETFAFLQKIHRITEKYYDADKIYVVGESVSQYDLKKCFDRDNKVTSIISILAVLVVLLFTFKSAGMPVLLIAVIQGCIWINFSVPALQHDNLFFLGYLIVSSIQMGANIDYAIVIAGRYTELREKMGKKEAIISTMNLSFPTIITSGTMLAVAGTLIGKMTSDCAIYGIGKCLGRGTIISILITMFVLPQILLVGDKVIELTAFVMNMPIQTKQKAGIMRIDGLVRGHIDGNINGVVHAVVRGNISAYVDNDAIKMLDENGEEVTTMAETAGEES; translated from the coding sequence ATGGAAAACAGTGAAGCCAAGGGCGGGAACAGCGTAATGCTGAAAATCTGCGCTTTTATTGTCGATAAGCGCAATCTTTTCTTCTTGATATATGCGATTTTATGTATATTCGCGGCAATTTCCAGAAACTGGGTAAGTGTAGAAAACCAGTTGTCTGAGTATCTGCCTGAAACCTCTGAAACGTGGCGCGGCCTCAAGCTTATGGAAGAACAGTTTACCACCTATGGATCCACCAAGGTTATGGTGGCTAATATTTCTTATGATCAGGCGCTTCTCATTCAGGAAGACCTTGAAAACATGGATGGTATTTTTTCTGCAGAACTTGATGATTCTGATAAGCATTATAATAATGGCTCTGCACTTTTTAACATAACCTTTGACTATGATGAAAAAGATGATACATGTCTTGAACTACTTGAAAAGGTCAAAGAATACTTTGAAAACTATGATTGTTACCTGTCAACAACACTTGGTGATACCCAGTCCGAACTGATAAATCAGGAGATGAGTGTAATATCAGTTCTTGTTGTATTTGTAGTTGTAGGTGTCCTTCTTTTGACATCGCAGGCTTATGCAGAAGTGCCTGTTCTTCTTTTGACCTTTGGAAGTGCTGCACTTGTGCAGATGGGAACCAACTTCCTTCTTGGAACTATCTCTTTTGTTTCTGATTCTGTAACTATAGTACTTCAGCTGGCCCTTTCGGTTGACTATGCCGTTATTTTCCTGAACAGGTACAAGGAAGAGCATGCAGAGCTTCCTTATCGTGAGGCCTGTATTGTTGCTTTATCCAAATCAATTCCGGAAATATCGGGAAGTTCTCTTACCACAATCGGCGGTCTTATAGCAATGCTGTTCATGCAGTTTGGAATAGGCAGGGACATGGGAATAGTACTGATCAAGGCTATTTTGCTGAGCCTTTTATCAGTATTTTTACTAATGCCCGGAATTATAATGCTTTTCGCAGGTCTGATGGAGAAAACCCAGCACAAGAACTTTGTTCCGCAGATTCCGTTTGTTGGAAAATTTGCATACGCAACAAGATACCTGATAGCCCCGGCTTTTGTTGTAGTCATCATTGTTGCAAGCAGGATTTCAGCCAGAACACCTTATGTATATGGCTATTCACAGATCACACCACCTCTTTTAAATGATGTTCAGAAGGCACAGAATATGCAGGATGATAACTTTAATTCTGACAATATGGTGGCGCTCGTATTTCCTTCAGGTGATTATGACAAAGAGAAAAGGCTTATAGAAGACTTACTTGCAGAAGATAAGGTTACATCTGTAACAGGTCTTGCTAATACAGAAGCTCTTGGTGGTTATACGCTTACAGATAAACTTACTCCAAGACAGTTTTCTGAACTTTTAAATATAGACTATGAGATAGCTGAACTGGTTTATACGGCCTATGCAGTTAATGATGAAGATTACGCCAAGGTTGTAAATGGACTTGCAAATTATAAAGTTCCGCTTATTGATATGTTCATGTTTGTATATCAGGAGGTTGATGAGGGTTACGTAACACTCTCTGATGAGCTTATGGACAAGCTTTCTGATGCAGACAGAATGATGAATTTTGCCAAGCAGCAATTACAGGGACCTGAGTATTCAAGAGTTCTGGTCTATCTAAATCTTCCTCAGGAGTCTGATGAGACATTTGCTTTTTTGCAGAAAATCCATAGAATAACCGAAAAGTACTATGATGCAGATAAAATCTATGTAGTTGGTGAATCTGTCAGCCAATATGATCTAAAGAAGTGCTTTGACAGAGATAATAAGGTTACCAGTATAATTTCTATTCTTGCAGTTTTGGTGGTCCTTCTTTTTACCTTTAAATCTGCAGGTATGCCTGTACTTTTGATCGCTGTCATCCAGGGATGTATCTGGATCAATTTCTCAGTACCTGCTCTGCAGCACGACAATTTGTTTTTCCTGGGATATCTGATTGTAAGTTCTATACAGATGGGTGCAAATATTGACTATGCCATAGTTATAGCCGGACGTTATACGGAACTTCGAGAGAAGATGGGTAAAAAAGAAGCCATAATCAGCACTATGAATCTCTCTTTTCCAACAATAATCACATCCGGTACTATGCTTGCTGTTGCGGGCACTCTGATAGGTAAAATGACTTCAGATTGCGCGATTTATGGAATTGGAAAGTGTCTTGGAAGAGGAACTATTATCTCTATTTTGATAACTATGTTCGTGCTTCCGCAGATCCTTCTGGTGGGAGATAAGGTGATTGAACTTACTGCTTTTGTTATGAATATGCCAATTCAGACCAAGCAGAAGGCTGGAATTATGCGAATTGACGGTCTTGTACGAGGACACATCGATGGAAATATCAATGGTGTAGTTCATGCTGTGGTACGAGGTAATATCAGTGCTTATGTTGATAATGATGCCATTAAGATGCTGGATGAAAACGGCGAGGAAGTAACTACTATGGCTGAGACAGCAGGGGAGGAGAGCTGA
- a CDS encoding ABC transporter ATP-binding protein: MSSNNKKFRSNTDLVLYFLKGNKRFFFLSIIFSILVTFFDLINPKIIQYTVDFCIDDAESDSVPVYLKGIMDALGGREFLREHLYYIAVVVAIVALLTATFRYIFRLCNAQGAEKLIQRMRNKLFEHIMHLPFTWHGENHTGDIIQRCTSDVDTIKMFISEQMLSLFRIVIRIAVAMYFMVGISIPMSIVSGAFIPIIVIYSGFFHNRIRTEFERADTEEGRLSATAQENLTGVRVVRAFGREKYEKDRFVKQNAEYTQLWINLMRTLAAFWSSNDLISGLQVMLITVLGAVFCVQDSITVGEYIAFVSYNAMLVWPVRALGRIISEMSKAGVSIDRIAYIMNSETEEDKENALKPSLKQDITFEHVSYAYENGGADVLKDVSFTIKAGTTFGILGGTGSGKSTLMYLMDRLYDLKEGCGRILVGNTDITDIKASWLRSNIGFVLQEPFLFSRTLSENIGITQKKTDFAEIRAAARIAALDETIEDFSKGYETYVGERGVTLSGGQKQRTAIAQMLVSKPPIMVFDDSLSAVDTQTDARIRHALSENTTDSTVVLISHRIMTLMHADNIIVLDHGRIAEQGTHEQLLAQGGIYKKIYDIQMQGT; the protein is encoded by the coding sequence ATGTCTTCAAATAATAAAAAGTTCAGATCAAATACTGATCTGGTTTTATATTTCCTCAAAGGAAATAAGAGATTTTTCTTTTTAAGTATTATCTTTTCAATTCTGGTTACATTTTTTGACCTTATTAATCCTAAAATCATACAGTACACTGTCGACTTCTGCATCGATGATGCAGAGTCGGACAGTGTTCCGGTTTATCTAAAGGGAATAATGGATGCTCTTGGGGGGAGGGAGTTCCTTAGAGAACATCTGTATTACATTGCTGTTGTGGTAGCGATTGTTGCACTTCTTACGGCTACTTTCAGGTATATCTTTAGATTATGTAATGCCCAGGGAGCGGAGAAGCTTATTCAGAGAATGAGAAATAAGCTCTTTGAGCACATTATGCATCTGCCTTTTACATGGCATGGAGAGAATCATACAGGAGATATTATCCAGAGATGTACTTCAGATGTAGATACCATTAAGATGTTTATTTCTGAGCAGATGCTGTCTCTTTTCAGAATAGTGATCAGAATTGCCGTTGCCATGTACTTTATGGTCGGAATCAGCATTCCGATGTCGATTGTCTCAGGGGCGTTTATTCCAATTATCGTAATATATTCAGGTTTTTTCCATAACAGGATCAGAACCGAGTTTGAGAGAGCTGATACAGAAGAAGGCAGGCTTTCTGCAACAGCGCAGGAAAATCTTACCGGCGTCAGAGTAGTCAGAGCCTTTGGACGTGAGAAATATGAAAAAGACAGATTTGTTAAACAGAATGCGGAATACACGCAGTTATGGATAAATCTGATGAGGACACTTGCGGCCTTCTGGTCTTCGAATGACCTTATATCCGGACTTCAGGTTATGCTGATCACTGTACTTGGCGCTGTTTTTTGTGTTCAGGATTCAATAACAGTTGGTGAATACATTGCGTTTGTTTCCTATAATGCGATGCTTGTATGGCCTGTAAGAGCCCTTGGAAGGATAATTTCCGAGATGAGTAAGGCGGGGGTATCTATAGACCGTATTGCCTATATCATGAATTCGGAAACAGAAGAGGATAAAGAAAATGCTCTGAAGCCTTCGCTTAAACAGGATATAACATTTGAGCATGTTTCTTATGCCTATGAAAACGGCGGTGCTGATGTTTTAAAGGATGTTTCTTTTACTATTAAGGCGGGAACAACTTTTGGAATACTTGGTGGAACCGGCTCCGGTAAATCTACCCTTATGTACCTGATGGACAGGCTCTATGATCTCAAGGAGGGCTGCGGAAGGATACTTGTTGGAAATACAGATATAACAGATATCAAGGCGTCCTGGCTCAGGAGCAACATAGGATTTGTTCTTCAGGAACCTTTCCTTTTCAGCAGGACCCTTTCTGAGAATATCGGGATAACTCAGAAGAAGACAGATTTTGCAGAAATTCGTGCAGCTGCAAGAATAGCAGCTCTTGATGAAACAATAGAGGATTTTTCCAAGGGATATGAAACCTATGTGGGTGAGCGTGGTGTAACACTCTCCGGTGGTCAGAAGCAGCGTACTGCAATTGCACAGATGCTGGTTTCCAAGCCGCCAATAATGGTCTTTGACGATTCACTTTCAGCGGTTGACACTCAGACAGATGCAAGAATAAGACATGCGCTTTCTGAGAATACTACAGATTCTACAGTGGTACTGATTTCACATAGGATAATGACACTTATGCATGCCGATAACATAATTGTTCTGGATCATGGCAGAATTGCAGAACAGGGTACACACGAACAATTACTGGCTCAGGGCGGCATTTACAAAAAAATTTATGATATTCAGATGCAGGGAACATGA
- a CDS encoding ABC transporter ATP-binding protein, giving the protein MNENTNIKLPLFGIPKLFPYIKQYGPKIIFMIILGVLSSLADSVFPIFNRYAIDYFVGRKTLEGLTVFIVLYLIVLVLQVIDNFICTYICGQIELSVDRDLRNAAFSHLQTLSFAYFNQNNVGYIHARVMSDTGKIGVMVSWRMMDIVWQGAYVIFVLVMMLILNFKLALLVMILVPIAVVLVMYFQSKLVVLNRKIREINSTITSNFNEGITGAKAIKTLVVEDKIQSDFEEDTEKMRATSVHATHYSAFFTSAITMMSSVALALVLWRGGIITMDGIIQIGTLSVFLSYALSLMEPIQNIIITLSELIAVQVNVERLTRLLETESDVSDSPEVIEKYGDTFNPKKENWEPLFGDVEFKDVTFKYPDGDEYVLTDFNLKVPQGTNVAIVGETGAGKSTLVNLVCRFFKPTKGQVLIDGRDAAERSQLWLHSNIGYVLQTPHLFSGTVRDNLRYGNPDATEEEIWNALRLVSADGIVKRMDKGLDSDVGEDGGMLSTGEKQLLSFARALLADPKILVLDEATASIDTVTEKAIQDAIVTVTKGRTSFVIAHRLSTIVDADIILVVNDGKIVERGSHAELMDKRGYYYDLFTKQFDESSTDQVFG; this is encoded by the coding sequence ATGAACGAAAATACTAATATTAAATTACCTTTATTTGGAATACCAAAACTGTTTCCGTATATTAAACAGTATGGCCCTAAGATCATCTTTATGATAATTCTTGGAGTTTTAAGTTCACTTGCGGATTCGGTTTTTCCTATTTTTAACCGATATGCCATTGATTATTTTGTCGGAAGAAAAACCCTTGAGGGATTAACTGTATTTATAGTTTTATATTTGATAGTGTTAGTCCTTCAGGTTATTGACAATTTCATATGTACGTATATTTGCGGACAGATAGAACTATCTGTGGACAGAGATCTTAGAAATGCTGCCTTCAGTCATCTTCAGACTTTGTCTTTTGCCTATTTTAATCAGAATAATGTTGGATATATCCATGCCAGGGTTATGAGCGATACAGGTAAGATAGGCGTTATGGTGTCATGGAGAATGATGGATATAGTATGGCAGGGAGCCTATGTAATATTTGTTCTTGTGATGATGCTTATTTTGAACTTTAAACTGGCTCTTTTAGTTATGATCCTGGTGCCGATCGCAGTAGTTCTTGTTATGTACTTTCAGAGTAAGCTTGTTGTCCTCAATCGTAAGATAAGAGAAATCAATTCTACCATTACCAGCAATTTTAATGAGGGCATAACAGGAGCTAAAGCTATCAAGACTCTTGTGGTTGAAGATAAGATACAAAGTGATTTTGAGGAAGATACCGAGAAGATGAGAGCCACTTCGGTACATGCTACTCATTATTCAGCTTTTTTCACATCGGCTATCACTATGATGTCTTCAGTTGCGCTTGCTCTTGTTCTGTGGCGCGGAGGAATAATAACCATGGACGGCATCATTCAGATTGGAACTCTTTCTGTTTTCCTCTCGTACGCACTTAGTCTGATGGAACCCATTCAGAATATCATTATTACTCTTTCTGAGCTTATTGCCGTTCAGGTTAATGTTGAGAGACTTACAAGACTTCTTGAGACTGAATCTGATGTATCCGATTCTCCTGAAGTAATAGAAAAATATGGTGATACCTTTAATCCCAAGAAAGAGAACTGGGAACCTCTCTTTGGAGATGTTGAATTTAAAGATGTTACTTTCAAATATCCGGATGGGGATGAGTATGTTCTGACAGATTTTAATCTCAAAGTGCCTCAGGGGACTAATGTCGCTATAGTTGGTGAAACAGGTGCCGGTAAATCAACTCTTGTTAATCTTGTATGCAGGTTCTTTAAACCGACTAAGGGACAGGTACTGATTGATGGAAGAGATGCTGCAGAAAGATCTCAGCTATGGCTTCATTCAAATATAGGCTATGTTCTTCAGACACCGCATCTTTTCTCGGGAACAGTAAGAGATAACCTAAGGTATGGCAATCCTGACGCCACAGAAGAAGAGATTTGGAATGCACTAAGGCTTGTTTCTGCCGATGGAATTGTAAAGCGTATGGATAAAGGGCTTGACAGCGACGTCGGAGAAGACGGAGGAATGCTCTCAACCGGTGAGAAGCAGCTTTTGTCTTTTGCCAGAGCACTCCTTGCCGATCCCAAGATCCTTGTGCTGGATGAAGCTACAGCTTCCATAGATACAGTCACAGAGAAGGCTATACAGGATGCAATTGTAACGGTAACCAAGGGAAGAACTTCATTTGTTATAGCCCACAGATTGTCTACTATTGTTGATGCGGATATCATTCTTGTAGTTAATGATGGTAAGATTGTTGAGAGAGGATCTCATGCTGAACTCATGGATAAAAGAGGCTATTATTATGACCTCTTTACCAAGCAGTTTGATGAAAGCAGTACAGACCAGGTATTTGGGTGA
- a CDS encoding SIMPL domain-containing protein has product MEQKKNTWLSALIIGISVMVSCVALAFGLSHFRSESTHVITATGSASVDFESDIIIWRGSFSRTAWTSQEAYTEIKKDADMVNTYLKDNGISDDEIVFDSVDIRRTYHDNYDDNGNYIGSVADGYELTQSVTVSSSNLDTVEKISRDISSLLDKGVELTSGSPEYYYSDLDALKLDLIDKASVNAKDRIDIIAKNTGAGLGKLKNSSLGVFQITAKNSGTGSYTYDGAFDTESRFKTASITVKLEYDLK; this is encoded by the coding sequence ATGGAACAAAAGAAAAACACATGGCTTAGTGCTCTTATTATCGGAATCAGCGTTATGGTGAGCTGCGTAGCTCTGGCATTTGGACTTTCGCATTTCAGGTCTGAAAGTACACATGTAATCACTGCTACAGGAAGTGCCAGCGTTGATTTTGAGTCTGATATCATCATCTGGAGAGGTTCTTTTTCAAGAACTGCGTGGACTTCACAGGAAGCGTATACTGAGATCAAAAAAGATGCTGATATGGTAAATACATATCTTAAGGACAACGGCATAAGTGATGATGAGATAGTATTTGACTCTGTGGATATTCGCAGAACATACCATGATAATTATGATGATAACGGTAACTACATAGGATCTGTTGCCGATGGATATGAACTTACACAGAGCGTTACAGTATCATCTTCAAATCTTGATACAGTTGAGAAAATTTCCCGCGACATTTCAAGTCTTCTTGATAAGGGAGTTGAGCTGACTTCAGGTTCTCCCGAGTATTATTATTCAGATCTTGATGCTCTTAAGCTTGATCTTATTGATAAGGCTTCAGTTAATGCCAAGGACAGAATTGACATTATTGCCAAAAATACTGGTGCGGGGCTTGGAAAACTCAAAAATTCAAGTCTTGGTGTGTTCCAGATTACTGCCAAGAATTCAGGAACAGGAAGCTATACCTATGATGGAGCTTTTGATACAGAATCAAGATTTAAAACTGCATCTATTACAGTTAAGCTCGAGTATGACCTTAAATAA
- a CDS encoding metallophosphoesterase family protein — protein MDIAVFSDIHGNYSALQACIDHAVGRGITNFMLLGDYVTDCPSPQKTMEKIYVLKQYFNTYIIKGNREDYLLDYHKSGAGNWRKGSASGALLYTYENLTQKDFDFFESLQSYGQFEMKGYPSFEYCHGSPGQINELLYREKRNTKKVLTHLKGNYLVHGHTHIQGTYVYRGKKAINPGSVGIPWYYDGKTQFCILHGSSKGWEEEYIQLEYNRKEIIRDFKSSDISKYAPAWAAVSMHTIRTGVDLNQTVLLRAMRLCEQERGNVRWPNIPEKYWAIALKENYIDLHGKEIPHTDE, from the coding sequence ATGGATATAGCAGTTTTTAGCGATATACATGGTAATTACAGCGCTCTGCAGGCGTGCATTGATCATGCAGTAGGCAGGGGAATTACTAACTTCATGCTCCTTGGTGACTATGTCACAGATTGTCCGAGTCCTCAGAAAACGATGGAAAAGATATATGTTCTCAAGCAGTATTTTAATACCTATATTATTAAAGGAAACAGAGAAGATTATCTTCTGGATTATCACAAAAGCGGTGCAGGGAACTGGAGAAAAGGTTCTGCGTCAGGAGCTCTTTTATATACTTATGAGAATTTGACACAGAAGGATTTTGATTTTTTTGAATCTCTTCAAAGCTATGGACAATTTGAAATGAAGGGGTATCCGTCATTTGAGTATTGCCATGGCTCACCCGGCCAGATAAATGAACTTTTATACAGAGAGAAGCGAAATACTAAGAAGGTTCTTACACATCTTAAGGGGAATTACCTTGTTCATGGACACACTCATATTCAGGGGACCTATGTTTACAGGGGGAAAAAAGCTATCAATCCCGGTTCAGTAGGTATACCCTGGTATTATGACGGAAAGACGCAGTTTTGCATTCTTCACGGCAGTAGTAAGGGCTGGGAAGAAGAATATATTCAGCTGGAATATAACAGAAAAGAGATCATAAGGGACTTTAAGTCTTCGGATATCAGCAAATATGCTCCTGCCTGGGCTGCTGTTAGTATGCATACCATCAGAACCGGAGTAGACCTTAATCAGACAGTTCTTTTGCGTGCTATGAGACTATGCGAGCAGGAAAGAGGTAATGTGCGCTGGCCAAATATTCCTGAAAAATACTGGGCCATTGCATTAAAAGAAAACTATATAGATCTGCACGGCAAAGAAATACCGCACACAGATGAGTAA
- a CDS encoding co-chaperone GroES, with product MKLEPLADRVVLKALEAEETTKSGIVLPGAEKEKPQQAEVIAVGPGGIVDGKEVKMQVKKGDNVIYSKYSGTEVKLDDETYIIVKQNDILAIIK from the coding sequence ATGAAGTTAGAACCACTTGCAGACAGAGTTGTACTGAAGGCTCTTGAGGCTGAAGAGACTACTAAATCAGGAATCGTTCTTCCTGGCGCTGAGAAGGAGAAGCCACAGCAGGCAGAAGTTATCGCTGTTGGTCCTGGCGGAATAGTAGATGGCAAGGAAGTTAAGATGCAGGTTAAGAAGGGTGACAATGTCATCTATTCTAAATATTCAGGAACAGAAGTTAAGCTTGATGATGAGACATACATCATTGTTAAGCAGAATGATATTCTTGCAATTATTAAGTGA
- a CDS encoding SPFH domain-containing protein, which translates to MYVIIALIILILVLIAANIKIVPQAHSYVVERLGAYKETWDVGLHIKVPFIDRVARQVDLKEQYCDFPPQPVITQDNVTMQIDSIVFFRISDPMAYAYGVKNPIGAIENLTATTLRNVIGSLTLDETLTSRDQINAQMQDALDIATDPWGIKITRVELKNINPPEQIRDAMEKQMKAEREKREKILFAEGEKQSQITVAEGEKQSKILQAEADKQATILRAEAEREKRIREAEGQAEAIKNVQRANAEGIRMLKEAGADESVLTLKSLEAFEKASDGQATKIIVPSNIQGIAGLAQSIKEVIK; encoded by the coding sequence ATGTATGTAATTATTGCACTAATTATTCTCATTCTTGTTCTGATCGCAGCTAATATTAAGATTGTTCCACAGGCTCATTCATATGTAGTGGAGCGACTTGGAGCCTACAAGGAAACCTGGGATGTTGGTCTTCATATCAAGGTTCCGTTTATCGACAGAGTAGCCAGACAGGTTGATCTTAAGGAACAGTATTGTGATTTCCCACCTCAGCCTGTTATTACTCAGGATAATGTTACAATGCAGATTGATTCTATCGTATTCTTTAGAATTTCTGATCCTATGGCATATGCTTATGGGGTTAAGAATCCTATTGGTGCTATTGAGAATCTGACAGCCACAACACTTCGTAACGTTATAGGATCACTTACTCTTGATGAGACTCTTACATCCCGTGACCAGATCAATGCGCAGATGCAGGATGCACTTGATATTGCGACAGATCCTTGGGGAATCAAGATCACAAGAGTAGAGCTCAAGAACATCAATCCTCCGGAGCAGATCAGAGATGCTATGGAGAAACAGATGAAAGCTGAGCGTGAGAAGAGAGAAAAAATACTTTTTGCAGAAGGTGAGAAACAGTCGCAGATCACTGTTGCAGAAGGTGAGAAACAGAGTAAAATTCTTCAGGCAGAGGCTGATAAGCAGGCTACAATTCTTAGGGCTGAAGCTGAAAGAGAAAAAAGAATCAGAGAAGCAGAAGGTCAGGCTGAAGCAATCAAGAACGTTCAGAGGGCTAATGCTGAGGGTATCAGAATGTTAAAAGAGGCTGGTGCTGATGAATCAGTACTTACGCTCAAGAGTCTTGAAGCGTTTGAAAAGGCTTCAGACGGACAGGCAACCAAGATAATTGTTCCTTCCAATATCCAGGGAATTGCCGGTTTAGCACAATCTATCAAGGAAGTGATAAAATAA
- the groL gene encoding chaperonin GroEL (60 kDa chaperone family; promotes refolding of misfolded polypeptides especially under stressful conditions; forms two stacked rings of heptamers to form a barrel-shaped 14mer; ends can be capped by GroES; misfolded proteins enter the barrel where they are refolded when GroES binds), giving the protein MAKTIKYGADARTAMVEGVNKLADTVRVTIGPKGRNVVLDKSYGAPTITNDGVTIAKEIELEDAYENMGAQLVKEVATKTNDVAGDGTTTATVLAQAMINEGVKNLAAGANPIVLRKGMKKATDAAVESISKMATKVKGKEQIMRVAAVSSGDDEVGQMIADAMEKVSNDGVITIEESKTMQTELDLVEGMQFDRGYISAYMATDMDKMEATLEDPFILITDKKISNIQDILPLLEQIVKTGSKLLIIAEDVEGEALTTLIVNKLRGTFNVVAVKAPGYGDRRKAMLEDIAILTGGKVISSDLGLELKDTTMDDLGRAKSIKVEKEKTTIVDGLGNKDDIKARVAQIKKQIEDTTSDFDKEKLQERLAKLAGGVAVIRVGAATETEMKEAKYRMEDALNATRAAVEEGIIFGGGSAYIHASKEVAKLVDSLEGDEKTGAKVVLKALEAPLFHIANNAGLDGSVIVNKVKESKQGVGFNAYTEEYVDMVKDGIIDPAKVTRSALQNATSVASSFLTTEAAVATVKEPVPPMPAGGAGMGMGM; this is encoded by the coding sequence ATGGCAAAGACAATTAAGTACGGCGCAGACGCCCGCACAGCTATGGTAGAAGGCGTTAATAAGCTTGCAGATACAGTAAGAGTAACTATCGGACCTAAGGGTAGAAACGTAGTCCTTGATAAGTCCTATGGCGCTCCTACAATCACTAATGATGGTGTTACAATTGCCAAAGAGATCGAGCTCGAGGATGCTTATGAGAACATGGGCGCTCAGCTTGTTAAGGAAGTTGCTACAAAGACTAATGATGTTGCCGGTGATGGTACAACAACAGCTACTGTTCTTGCTCAGGCTATGATCAATGAAGGTGTCAAGAACCTTGCAGCAGGTGCTAATCCAATCGTTCTCAGAAAGGGTATGAAGAAGGCTACAGACGCAGCTGTTGAATCAATCAGCAAGATGGCTACCAAGGTTAAGGGTAAAGAGCAGATCATGAGAGTTGCAGCAGTTTCATCAGGTGATGATGAAGTTGGTCAGATGATCGCTGATGCTATGGAGAAGGTTTCTAACGATGGCGTTATCACTATCGAAGAGTCCAAGACAATGCAGACAGAGCTCGACCTTGTAGAAGGTATGCAGTTTGACAGAGGATATATCTCAGCTTACATGGCTACAGATATGGACAAGATGGAAGCTACTCTTGAGGATCCATTCATTCTCATTACAGACAAGAAGATTTCTAACATTCAGGATATCCTTCCTCTTCTTGAGCAGATTGTTAAGACAGGTTCTAAGCTTCTTATCATCGCTGAGGATGTTGAGGGCGAGGCTCTTACAACTCTTATCGTTAACAAGCTTCGTGGAACATTCAATGTTGTAGCTGTTAAGGCACCTGGTTATGGTGACCGCAGAAAGGCTATGCTTGAAGATATCGCTATCCTTACAGGCGGTAAGGTTATTTCTTCTGACCTTGGTCTTGAACTTAAGGATACAACAATGGATGACCTTGGAAGAGCTAAGAGCATCAAGGTAGAAAAAGAGAAGACAACAATCGTTGATGGTCTTGGAAACAAGGATGATATCAAGGCTAGAGTTGCTCAGATCAAGAAGCAGATTGAGGATACAACATCTGATTTCGATAAAGAAAAGCTTCAGGAGAGACTTGCTAAGCTCGCTGGCGGTGTTGCAGTTATCAGAGTAGGTGCTGCTACAGAGACAGAGATGAAGGAAGCAAAGTACAGAATGGAAGATGCTCTTAACGCTACAAGAGCAGCTGTAGAAGAGGGTATCATCTTTGGTGGTGGTTCAGCTTATATCCACGCATCCAAGGAAGTTGCCAAGCTTGTTGATTCACTTGAAGGTGATGAGAAGACAGGTGCTAAGGTTGTTCTCAAGGCTCTTGAGGCTCCTTTATTCCACATTGCTAACAATGCAGGTCTTGATGGATCAGTTATCGTTAACAAGGTTAAAGAGTCTAAGCAGGGCGTAGGTTTCAACGCATATACAGAAGAGTATGTTGACATGGTTAAGGATGGTATCATCGATCCTGCCAAGGTTACACGTTCAGCTCTTCAGAACGCTACATCTGTTGCATCAAGCTTCCTTACAACAGAGGCTGCTGTAGCAACAGTTAAAGAGCCAGTTCCTCCAATGCCAGCAGGCGGCGCAGGAATGGGCATGGGAATGTAA